Proteins found in one Mucilaginibacter gracilis genomic segment:
- a CDS encoding ankyrin repeat domain-containing protein has protein sequence MKTIAALLFFLCPLTGFSQAIFDAIANKDYDQLLLLSKTPGNLSVTNKNKMTPLLAAANSADFKSIKILVESGADVNAVAKAKWNSLMIICQVGNIEMANYLIEKNADVNAQDDHYWNPLIIASRNGKTDIVAALIKKGVDVNTKALDKSTALIIASFKGHTKIVKILLENGAKTDAVNRDKETALFLAAKYGNEEIVKLLLKYHADTTFIGADGQTICQAAKSNGHAEMCDLLQ, from the coding sequence ATGAAAACCATCGCTGCATTATTATTTTTCTTATGTCCCTTAACAGGATTTTCGCAAGCTATATTTGACGCTATCGCCAATAAAGATTACGACCAATTGCTGTTACTATCAAAAACGCCGGGGAATTTGAGTGTGACAAACAAAAATAAAATGACGCCTTTATTAGCTGCTGCAAATTCTGCCGACTTTAAGTCGATAAAAATATTGGTTGAAAGCGGTGCTGATGTAAATGCAGTTGCAAAAGCCAAATGGAATAGTTTAATGATAATTTGCCAGGTTGGAAATATTGAAATGGCCAATTATTTAATTGAAAAAAATGCTGACGTTAATGCCCAGGACGATCATTATTGGAACCCCCTGATTATTGCATCAAGAAACGGGAAAACCGACATTGTTGCTGCATTAATAAAAAAAGGCGTAGATGTAAATACTAAAGCGCTCGATAAAAGTACGGCATTAATTATAGCGTCGTTTAAAGGGCACACAAAAATTGTAAAAATATTACTCGAGAATGGTGCCAAAACGGATGCTGTGAATCGGGATAAGGAAACAGCTTTATTTTTAGCGGCAAAATATGGCAATGAAGAAATTGTAAAACTGCTATTAAAATACCATGCGGATACAACATTTATTGGCGCGGATGGCCAGACCATTTGCCAGGCCGCCAAAAGTAATGGACACGCAGAAATGTGCGATCTATTGCAGTAG